One Bradyrhizobium manausense DNA segment encodes these proteins:
- a CDS encoding alkaline phosphatase family protein has product MRRSLVLLSAGLTVLSTGFASAENNTPRNLILFIPDGMRALKITPETAPAMAEVRDKGVNFKNSHSLFPTFTMANGSAMSTGHYLGDTGVFSNTIWTNYTSVPAGDTVVPFIENDAVLGDIDEHFKGDYLNEDTVLKMARDKGLSTAAIGKVGPTYQWDHTDHPEKTGTHSIIVDDATGGKAGVALSDEMKNALTKAGLPLTTPGRGDNGKAGDAKTPGTTTANVAQQAYFADVAAKVVLPMFKARNKPFVLVFWSRDPDGTQHNQGDSLNQILPGINGPSTMASIRNVDNNLAQIRKALDDLGLAANTNIMIQADHGFSTISKESKTSPSAKISYDDTPKDFLPMGFLAIDLAKALDLPLFDPNDKNAVVTGNAHPKAGNGVLGKDPTKPDLVVATNGGSDLIYLPNKNKKLAARTIKALMEQDYISGLFVDDSLGHFPGTLPLSSINLRGKAATPTPAIVVNFRSYASACGEAPTNCSVQVADTVLRQGQGMHGSFSRGDTYNFMAAIGPDFKAGFVDELPVSNADVGMTAAQLLGLRGSQNGGLVGRVMSEALPNGVVPKAFKTVEKSKKKSENGLETVLNVQRVGSQRYFDAAGFPGRTLGLEPEAGKQKTAGK; this is encoded by the coding sequence ATGCGCCGTTCACTGGTGTTGCTGTCAGCCGGACTGACAGTGCTGTCCACGGGATTTGCATCCGCCGAGAACAACACGCCCCGCAACCTGATCCTGTTTATTCCCGACGGGATGCGCGCGCTGAAGATCACTCCCGAGACCGCGCCTGCGATGGCCGAGGTCCGCGACAAGGGTGTCAACTTCAAGAACTCGCATTCGCTGTTCCCGACCTTCACGATGGCCAACGGCTCGGCGATGTCGACCGGTCACTACCTCGGCGACACCGGTGTGTTCTCCAACACGATCTGGACCAATTACACCTCGGTCCCCGCCGGCGACACCGTGGTCCCCTTCATCGAGAACGACGCCGTGCTCGGCGACATCGACGAACATTTCAAGGGCGACTATCTCAACGAAGACACCGTGTTGAAGATGGCCCGCGACAAGGGCCTGAGCACCGCGGCGATCGGCAAGGTCGGCCCCACCTATCAGTGGGACCACACCGATCATCCCGAGAAGACGGGCACGCACTCGATCATCGTTGACGATGCAACTGGCGGCAAGGCCGGCGTCGCACTGTCGGACGAGATGAAGAACGCGCTGACCAAGGCCGGCCTCCCCCTCACCACCCCCGGCCGCGGCGACAACGGCAAGGCGGGCGATGCCAAGACGCCCGGCACCACGACGGCCAATGTTGCGCAGCAGGCCTATTTCGCCGACGTTGCAGCGAAGGTCGTGCTGCCGATGTTCAAGGCGCGCAACAAGCCGTTCGTGCTGGTGTTCTGGTCGCGCGATCCTGACGGCACCCAGCATAACCAGGGCGACAGCCTCAACCAGATCCTGCCGGGCATCAACGGCCCGAGCACGATGGCGAGCATCAGGAACGTCGACAACAACCTTGCCCAGATCCGCAAGGCACTGGACGATCTCGGGCTCGCCGCCAACACCAACATCATGATCCAGGCCGACCACGGCTTCTCGACCATCTCGAAGGAGAGCAAGACCAGCCCCTCGGCCAAGATCAGCTATGACGACACGCCGAAGGACTTCTTGCCGATGGGCTTCCTGGCGATCGACCTTGCCAAGGCACTCGACCTGCCGCTGTTCGACCCCAACGACAAGAACGCGGTCGTCACCGGCAACGCCCATCCGAAGGCCGGCAACGGCGTGCTCGGCAAGGACCCGACCAAGCCCGATCTCGTCGTCGCCACCAATGGCGGCTCGGACCTGATCTACCTGCCGAACAAAAACAAGAAGCTGGCGGCCAGGACCATCAAGGCGCTGATGGAGCAGGACTACATCTCCGGCCTGTTCGTGGACGACTCGCTGGGCCATTTCCCCGGCACGCTGCCGCTGTCGAGCATCAATCTGCGGGGCAAGGCGGCAACGCCGACGCCGGCGATCGTGGTCAACTTCCGTTCCTATGCCAGCGCGTGCGGCGAGGCACCGACCAATTGCTCGGTGCAGGTAGCTGACACCGTGCTGCGCCAGGGTCAGGGTATGCACGGCAGCTTCAGCCGCGGCGACACCTACAACTTCATGGCTGCGATCGGTCCGGACTTCAAAGCCGGGTTCGTCGATGAACTCCCCGTCAGCAATGCCGACGTCGGCATGACCGCGGCTCAGCTTCTTGGCCTGCGCGGTTCGCAGAATGGCGGCTTGGTCGGCCGGGTGATGTCAGAAGCCCTGCCCAACGGCGTCGTGCCGAAGGCGTTCAAGACCGTGGAGAAGTCGAAGAAGAAATCGGAGAACGGTCTCGAGACCGTGCTCAATGTCCAGCGCGTCGGCAGCCAGCGCTATTTCGACGCCGCCGGCTTCCCCGGCCGCACGCTGGGCCTCGAGCCGGAAGCCGGCAAACAAAAAACGGCGGGGAAATAA